From the Xenopus laevis strain J_2021 chromosome 7L, Xenopus_laevis_v10.1, whole genome shotgun sequence genome, the window TGAAGTAATTCTCATTCTCTGGCAAGCATACCCTACCCTAGCAAACTTAAAGTCAAATAGGACAGGATTTAAAATGAAAGATAACCAGTATGGAGCTTGTAAACCTTTCCCATGCGAGAGCCAATAATAGTACGAGCGACAGATGTTATATATTGTATTGATGTTAGAATGACTAGTATATTCATGGAGCAGGGATACtatatttcttcctttttaatttttttaatgtttgttgaAAAAGGCAAGAGGTCTTCTGCAATACACTGGCCAAGCATCTTGGTATTCTTAAATAACAAGGTCCTTACACTTATACATTTATTGAATTATCCATCACTTCAAAAGTTTGAAATCCATCAGATTCTTGCAACTCTTTGCACTAATTCTGCCACTAGATGGCCTGCTATACTTGTTGAATTAATTGAGCTATGTTCATATTGATTTGCTACTGACCAGCTACCTGTCTCACATTGGTCATTAGATATTTTGGTTCTAACAAAGATGTTTGTTCATGAGCATCACCTAAGCCTCTCATATCCACATTCTCCTGTTACCTCTTCCAGGTAAGATTCTAGCTTATTTAGAACAGAGCTTTTCCATTGGCTGCCTTTTGTAGTTTGTCGTTTAAGGGTTTTTTAACCTATGCATGGAACGTGACCTGTAGGGATATTCCTCTGTCCTTTCATTGCCTCACCTACCTGTGAGTACATTTACTTCCATCGAGGTCTCTCCACCATGTTGTTGAGACGAGGGGGCTAATTCCGTAAGCAGCAAAAATTCGATAGGACAACGGCAATTACCTAAAGTGCGAAGTTgggtccagggcgctgaacgctggcgaatttttgctagcattacttaggcaatcaaagcgaagatgcgatagcgttgcctaatttgcatacggcgggaaatgatgaagttacatggacgtatatgtttcagcaaatacattacattacacaagtccagggaaccttaataaataaaatagagttgttataatgccctacacatgagcccaatatATAGTTTATGATCCATATGTTAAATGGAACATAAattttttacggacctttgccagctcacgctgaaaaaaggaagagacgccagtgttttttgggacttagaaaaattttgcactaaaaattgaggaagtcctatgcattcCATTGCACTGGCCTGGACTGAACTGGCAAAGGCacgtctggcgaatgaggtaaccttcagtaaaatctgcatcttagtgaatttgcggagttaggtccgttcgccagagcgaaaattcgcctgggaTTAGAGTGTGAAGCAACGGTAGCATCTTTCTCCTTCgttagcgaagtgacgcctgcacccgttagggaatcggcaaattttcgctagcgttagtcacttagcCCTTTAGGGAATCTAAAAGTTTCCCCCTcccaaaagagttttttttaggttacttttaaaaatctgttaaaaaCTTCAGGTTCATCAACAAATCAGCACAGAGAACTTGTGCGCTGTTCATACTGTCCACTTTAGCAGTTCTATCTCAAGATAGAAGATGCTTATTGCTGTATTCCTATCTGTTATCAAAAGTTGCTTCATGTTGCAATGAACATAAGTGGTTGCATTTATCATCAGTACATAGTGCATgaaaattatttcataaaatcACGCCATGACATCTTTAATCCATCCATATTGACATCTTTATATGACACCAGAGGTCCTCGGTTTTTGGGACAGGGGTCTCCTTAGATCAGGACCTATATTTCTTACAGCTCAAAAAGATCAGATTGCAGATCTCATGTTAGAATCTTCAGAAGAGGATATCAATTCTTTACTATGATTAGCATAAAAAAACTTAAAGTGTGGAATAAATTTATGCTCCAAAAATATGTCCAAAATGACTACCTAATAGGCATGAACACTATTTAGAAATCCAAATAGTTCACGAGAGGCATAAGTCTTAATATgtcattaggataagcttaccgctttcccagttgggtccgggtgcacatgccccagaccttcagcataggggagtacttCACAACACTTTACATTAgacaggcaccaatccggaacatccaaccaaagtagattccaagagccaaaaatcatatataaaatgtaatactttattttacatcacatctaaaaGAGAAGAATAacgcctgatgcgtttcatgtcaCAAGGACTCAATCATAGACTATGATTAAGTGTCGTTGTGACACGAAACGTGCCAGGCGTTATTCTTCTCttttagatgtgatgtaaaataaagtattacattttatatatgatttttggctcttggaatctactttggttggatgttccggattggtgcctgtcTAATGTAAAGTGTTGTGATGAACACTATTTAGTACATCTTGCTTATAGTCTCCATTCTTGAGTTGACCAACAGAATACCATTTTAATCAGGTTACTATCAAGGTGTAGAATTCTTGTGGTCTCTAAAAGTAATTTACATTGATCATAAAATACTGTATTCTACTTTATTTCAGAGAGTTGAGTGGGGTTTTAATGATGTATCTGACCTTTATACACTCTTACTATCCCACAGGAATCTCTGGTGCTCGAGGTTTCCCGGGTATGGAAGGTCTTCCTGGTATACAAGGTGAGAAGGGGGTGCAGGGGGAGTGTGCTGTGTCCCCCCGCTCTGCATTTAGTGCCAAGCTATCAGAGTCACGCACATCTCCCATACCTGGACAGCCTGTTCCCTTTGGCAAGGTATTAATAAACGAACAGGGGCATTACAACCCAGAAACTGGCCGTTTCCGCTGTGTTGTACCAGGGCTCTACTACTTCTCCATCCATGGCACTGTTTTCCGTGGATCCCTTCACCTGCAGCTGATGAAGAATGGGCACACTCAGGCATCCTTTTTCCAGTCTGGTGATGCAACAAAACCTGTAGGTTTGTGTGGAGGAGCTGCCTTACGCCTTGAACAAGGGGATGAAGTGTGGGTTCAGTTGGGAGACTATCCAGGCCTGTATGCTAGTGAGGGGGACTGACAGTGTGTTCACTGGATTCTTAATCTACTCTGACTGGGAACCACATCCTGTATTTAACCCTCTCGCCAACACTGATTCTTAAACCAAAAGACATGGAGAGAATTAAATGGCATCCATATCTACAGCTAGGCAGGTGACCACAGATTATATAGTATCTGAGCTGGTTATTATCATTaatattgtaaaatggacattcacacatttatgttatttcataATTTCAGTTATGTCTCTTTTGATAATTGAATTCTCTTTGATGCTCACTTACAACAACAATTActacaaaataaaagcaacaatCTATCATAGGCATGATAACCATTCTACCCAGTGCACTCTTACCATTTTATGCCACACATTCAAACCATTCcatcctgtgtattataataactaTCTGCTGATTCTTCCCATACTACCGTATACAatctaaaacatgttttcaccAAGTTTTACTAACATATAAATACCGCTAGCAAAACTAGTTAAAGGTGTATGCAAATATAACCGTTTACATTGTATCTACGGGAAATGTGTGCATTGTTTTATTATGGAAACAAAAAGATTCAATCTTTTTTGACTcatagttttagtaaaaaaaaaatcttaggtcAAGCGTTATATATGAATTCGTATTAGAGAAACACTAGTCTGACAGATTTATAACATGCATTCTACTGAGATTGGTCTGCCCCACAAATTTATACTGCAGTATCCAGTACAGTCATCAAACCCATTCTGTGCAGCAAAGGATAACAATAAATTGCTCTTTCCAAGTAGGgttgaaaacatttctgtaaaaataattcCAGCTTCCCTATATATGCGGTCTTTTCTTCCCTGTCATAAACATTGGAATCAAATATAATAATAGTCAGGTGTTACAAAATGGATCCCCCAAAACCCAGTGTTAACAAAAGATTCACTGCATAGTTACTGGGCAGGCTGGGCTTATCTTCATTTGGGTGAGGAAGAGAGAACAAAATGTCAGGTGGAATAAACAAGAAATAACAGAGATCCGAAAACGTCACCCTGAAACTAGCAAAACTAGATTTTATCATGGACAAGGACATGTGCCATTAACAGGCAATTCTACATACGGTATCATGAAATGCAGCTTCTACTGATCCCCggcagtggctcgtgagcaacaggctgttccccaactctttttacagttgattGATTGACAGGCCTCCTTCTTACTTACAGTTCCTACAACTAACTACATCATTTGGCCAAGTCGGAATTCTCTAATATCGATGGGATCAAGAGTGGCTCTCTACAGGAGTAGCATTAGCAAAGCCCCTAAGTTTTAAGCTTGTataacaatacatataaatatttattatataagctTAATCAGTTGCAGTTTAAGGTATAGTGGCCCTTTTTTGCAGTAGACTATCAGTTGTGTATCTACTGTATGTCTGTATTTATAATCACATGTTGAGAGATATGAACTAGATATGTCAGAAAATGTGTGTCATACATTATCACTGTTATTTGACCATGGGAAAGCAGATACAAATCACAGGACAGCCTGAAATTAACTGGTTTGTGATAGCAAAAAAGGAAACTGCTGTCAAGTTTTTGTAattttgctgtattttgtttgAAGGGCAGTttcacaggggaaaatgaaaaaccATACCTCTAAAGTTATTCTAAATATCTTTAAATCTTGAAGCCTCGCCCCTTCATTTTCAGTATTCTCTGGGCATTTGTAGGGGCTCATTGTCATAGGCAGTAACAAAATACCTGGCTGAGGTAAGACTTGGGCTACAACTGTCAAAAAACTAAACAAATCACCTACTATAGCACAAGTATTGTATGAATAAGAGTGTTTGGGCCTGGATGGCATATACAATCAAACAAGAGGATCTCTGACCGTAATTTTGGGGTTGCTCACTCTTATTTGAAGTGAACTCATGATAGGTTTAGGGGTTAGGGTCGCCTGCTACCCCATTATAAACCAGATAACATATAAGATACACATATTTTATACAGACTTGCCAACTCTTGCACCCCTTACCTGGTCAGCCATAGTAACTACCAGTCTCCCTCTCCCCAAATTTGCATTCCAATAAATTTTTAACCTAAAGCAACCCCCATGTTGCCCCAGAAACAGACAGAATTGTGTAGGACTAATATCATGACTCGGTGTGTCCAAGGACCATAACAGGGTGTTGATGTAACAAGGCATTGCTCAAAATGGGTTTTCTGGGTTAATATCTCTGTGCACATAACACTTTTCCATGAGTCAAATTGGATTTCATTGGTATTCATTTCTAACTAGATACGGTTGCATATCAGCTATTGCAGATAAATGTTTTCCCAAGACCAATAAT encodes:
- the LOC108696431 gene encoding complement C1q tumor necrosis factor-related protein 5: MRSSLHLLFLITLIPCSSSIEDNKIASSCCGMPGIPGIPGTHGNAGLPGRDGRDGKDGSTGTSGTKGDHGEPGISGARGFPGMEGLPGIQGEKGVQGECAVSPRSAFSAKLSESRTSPIPGQPVPFGKVLINEQGHYNPETGRFRCVVPGLYYFSIHGTVFRGSLHLQLMKNGHTQASFFQSGDATKPVGLCGGAALRLEQGDEVWVQLGDYPGLYASEGD